The following are encoded together in the Peromyscus leucopus breed LL Stock chromosome 1, UCI_PerLeu_2.1, whole genome shotgun sequence genome:
- the Zbtb32 gene encoding zinc finger and BTB domain-containing protein 32 gives MPQTPTRLISPYGSDRLVQLAARLRPALCDTLITVGGLEFPAHSLVLAGASPRLGCRGRWALVEGISPSTFAQLLTFVYGESVELQPGELGNLEEAARALGVQALEEACKRAQKDKSEDELEPGLKRHQEAEELRRKSERGLGGPGEKQKPEKDFRSNGREQEMLNKRKAAGESPERAGITRKMRSEEALSPAPVGHRGAERKQGEAIRGIESPERSEECLGGCPGPLSPPGSLLTSLIPRPWWAEAPWCREGQPSLWSIFLWPPSYGTPFSLSTPITAAWQVLPQDQRIPLTLSHSKGLWSQNQLASSSPAPGSFPQGPEQLSPWEIEESGPGHTGTLATRVAQDHTLSCPSHQHPPLPPPARSRPYSCSVCGKRFSLKHQMETHYRVHTGEKPFSCSLCPQRSRDFSAMTKHLRTHGAAPYRCPLCRAGCPSLASMQAHMRGHSPSQLPPGWTIRSTFLYSSSRPTRASISPGNPTSSSSAT, from the exons ATGCCCCAGACCCCCACGAGACTGATCAGCCCCTATGGCTCTGATAGGTTGGTGCAGTTAGCTGCTAGGCTTCGGCCAGCACTCTGTGACACCCTGATCACTGTAGGGGGCCTGGAGTTCCCTGCTCACAGCTTGGTGCTAGCAGGGGCTAGTCCAAGGCTGGGCTGCAGGGGCCGGTGGGCTCTGGTTGAAGGCATCAGCCCTTCTACCTTTGCTCAGCTTCTAACCTTTGTGTATGGAGAGAGTGTAGAGCTACAGCCTGGGGAGCTGGGGAACCTTGAAGAGGCAGCTAGAGCCTTGGGGGTGCAGGCCCTGGAAGAGGCATGCAAGAGAGCTCAAAAGGACAAGAGTGAAGATGAGCTGGAGCCAGGACTGAAGaggcaccaggaggcagaggaactCAGGAGGAAGTCTGAGAGAGGACTTGGGGGTCctggagagaaacagaagccagagaaggattTTAGAAGTAATGGGAGAGAACAGGAGATGCTAAATAAGCGCAAAGCAGCCGGAGAGAGCCCTGAGAGGGCAGGGATAACTAGGAAGATGAGATCAGAGGAGGCCCTCAGCCCAGCCCCCGTGGGCCACAGGGGAGCAGAAAGGAAGCAAGGAGAGGCCATACGAGGTATAGAGAGTCCTGAGCGCTCTGAGGAGTGTCTCGGTGGGTGCCCTGGTCCTCTTTCCCCACCAGGTTCCCTCCTAACCAGCCTCATTCCCAGGCCCTGGTGGGCTGAGGCCCCTTGGTGTAGAGAGGGCCAACctagcctgtggagcattttcctgTGGCCGCCCAGCTATGGCACTCCCTTCTCCCTTAGCACCCCCATCACTGCGGCCTGGCAGGTCTTGCCTCAAGACCAGAG GATCCCACTGACCTTGAGTCACTCCAAAGGTCTCTGGAGTCAGAATCAGCTGGCCTCCTCCAGCCCCGCTCCAG GATCCTTTCCCCAGGGCCCTGAACAACTCAGCCCTTGGGAGATAGAAGAGTCTGGGCCAGGGCACACAG GCACACTGGCAACCCGTGTGGCTCAAGATCACACACTGAGCTGCCCATCTCACCAGCACCCACCTTTACCCCCTCCCGCTCGCTCTCGGCCCTATTCTTGCTCTGTCTGTGGAAAGAGGTTTTCACTCAAGCATCAGATGGAGACGCATTACCGAGTCCACACAG GAGAGAAGCCCTTCTCCTGTAGCCTCTGTCCTCAGCGCTCCCGGGATTTCTCGGCCATGACCAAGCACCTGAGGACACATGGGGCTGCTCCCTATCGCTGCCCTCTGTGCAGGGCTGGCTGCCCCAGCCTGGCTTCCATGCAGGCGCACATGCGCGGCCACTCGCCCAGCCAGCTGCCGCCTGGATGGACCATACGCTCCACCTTCCTCTACTCTTCCTCGAGGCCGACTCGGGCCTCGATCTCTCCCGGGAatcctacctcctcctcctctgccacctGA